GATTCTTTGATCTGAGTCCGCTCATCGGCCTGGCAAACCCGCTCTCTCCCCCCATTACACTCTGGGTCGATGGCGCTATAGTGCGGGGCACAGTGGTCTTCGGTTGGGCCTATCAAGGCCCTCCCGGCTACGTGCACGGCGGACTCGTCGCGGCGTTGTTCGACGAGACACTCGGCTTCGCGCAGTCGATGTTGGAGAGCCCTGGCATGACGGGAACCCTCACCGTACGCTATCGCAAGCCGACGCCGCTCTTAACCGAGTTGCGCATCGAAGCCACGGTCCAGCGTGTCGACGGCAGAAAGATCTTCACCGAAGCCCGGCTCTATGCCGGCGACACGCTGACGGCGGAAGCCGAGGCGGTCTTCATTTCGCTCAGCGCCTCAACGCTCGCGCTACTGGCGCAGCTGGACAAGGCCAAGACGGGATGACCGGCAGCCGCGCGCGCCGAGGTTTGCGGCCCAACGGCCTGTGACCTATAGTTCTACCTCATGCTCGATGCGCGAACCGAGAAGGCGATTGCCCACGTGGCCGAGCAGGTCCGGCTCGTCTTCGGCACGGACCTGGTAAGTGTTACGCTGTACGGGAGCGCGGCC
The window above is part of the Candidatus Binatia bacterium genome. Proteins encoded here:
- a CDS encoding PaaI family thioesterase; translated protein: MSNGRKDEPNQPAAVNMPEGNGVWTQKRRLAAAMRKVIELLVTTEAPEDELCAAADRLERYAQRLETQPQRHITWGSPEASIAGTTGGFFDLSPLIGLANPLSPPITLWVDGAIVRGTVVFGWAYQGPPGYVHGGLVAALFDETLGFAQSMLESPGMTGTLTVRYRKPTPLLTELRIEATVQRVDGRKIFTEARLYAGDTLTAEAEAVFISLSASTLALLAQLDKAKTG